The following proteins come from a genomic window of Yinghuangia sp. ASG 101:
- a CDS encoding DUF6912 family protein produces MRVYIPSTPTALAGVQRENGVGPAPVGAWAVTAGLRVWCGTDNDEELEYAATVLAGRASLALIAGASEGPPRRVVLVAEVPDTIVREDAGLGPGAVSVGGTIPLKRVAAVHLDAAEAEDAVRAALGVLDAADAGDEAAEALVEAVEEHELLWFATQELPGLVAAVDSA; encoded by the coding sequence ATGCGCGTGTACATCCCCTCGACGCCGACCGCGCTGGCCGGAGTGCAGCGGGAGAACGGCGTCGGCCCGGCACCCGTGGGGGCGTGGGCCGTGACCGCCGGCCTGCGGGTCTGGTGCGGCACCGACAACGACGAGGAACTGGAGTACGCCGCAACGGTGTTGGCCGGTCGGGCATCGCTCGCGCTGATCGCCGGCGCGTCCGAGGGGCCCCCGCGCCGCGTGGTCCTGGTCGCCGAGGTCCCCGACACGATCGTCCGTGAGGACGCGGGGCTCGGCCCCGGAGCGGTGTCGGTCGGCGGCACGATCCCCCTCAAGCGCGTCGCGGCCGTCCACCTGGACGCGGCGGAGGCCGAGGACGCCGTACGGGCCGCCCTCGGCGTGCTCGACGCGGCCGACGCGGGCGACGAGGCCGCCGAGGCGCTGGTCGAGGCGGTCGAGGAACACGAACTGCTGTGGTTCGCGACCCAGGAACTGCCGGGTCTCGTGGCCGCGGTCGACTCCGCGTGA
- the pruA gene encoding L-glutamate gamma-semialdehyde dehydrogenase encodes MDAVTNVPEPVNEPVHTYAPGSPERARLEAELRRQESEPVEMRQTIGGEQSWGGGLRVDVVQPHRHRALLGVFASATQEDARRAADAAKAAAPDWRAMDFDDRAAVFLRAADLLAGPWRERVAAATMLGQSKTAQQAEIDAPCELVDFWRFNVAFARRILADQPGSSPGVWNRADHRPLDGFVYAVTPFNFSAIAGNLPTAPALMGNTVVWKPAPTQMAAAWQIMRLLEEAGLPPGVVNMLAGDGAAVSEVVLADPDFAGLHFTGSPGTFHRLWSTIGANIARYRAYPRIVGETGGKDFVVAHASADPAVLKTALVRGAFEYQGQKCSAASRAYLPRSLWDGGFRDELVAEVESLAVGDVTDLANFMGALIDERAYAKNKAAIDRAHATDGIEVAAGGTCDAETGYFVRPTVLVCDDPTDEVFTTEYFGPILAVHVYDDAAWEPMLRQMESVAPYALTGSVIARDRAALAHATEVLRFAAGNLYLNDKPTGAVVGQQPFGGSRASGTNDKAGSPQNLMRWTSTRIVKETFVPATDHRYPHMERDLAGQVSRFADDVKDAFRGRP; translated from the coding sequence ATGGATGCTGTCACGAATGTTCCCGAGCCGGTCAACGAGCCGGTGCACACCTACGCGCCCGGAAGCCCGGAGCGCGCCCGGCTGGAGGCGGAACTGCGCCGCCAGGAGTCCGAGCCCGTCGAGATGCGGCAGACCATCGGCGGCGAGCAGTCGTGGGGCGGCGGTCTGCGCGTGGACGTCGTGCAGCCGCATCGCCACCGCGCCCTGCTGGGGGTGTTCGCGTCCGCGACGCAGGAGGACGCGCGGCGCGCGGCGGACGCGGCCAAGGCGGCGGCCCCGGACTGGCGGGCGATGGATTTCGACGACCGGGCCGCGGTGTTCCTGCGCGCGGCCGACCTGCTCGCCGGGCCGTGGCGCGAGCGCGTCGCGGCGGCGACGATGCTCGGGCAGTCCAAGACCGCGCAGCAGGCGGAGATCGACGCGCCCTGCGAGCTGGTCGACTTCTGGCGGTTCAACGTCGCTTTCGCGCGGCGCATTCTGGCCGACCAGCCGGGCAGTTCGCCGGGCGTGTGGAACCGGGCGGACCACCGGCCGCTGGACGGATTCGTCTACGCGGTCACCCCGTTCAACTTCAGTGCGATCGCGGGCAACCTGCCCACCGCGCCCGCCCTGATGGGCAACACCGTCGTGTGGAAGCCGGCGCCCACGCAGATGGCGGCGGCGTGGCAGATCATGCGCCTGCTGGAGGAGGCCGGCCTTCCCCCCGGCGTCGTGAACATGCTCGCGGGGGACGGCGCCGCGGTGTCGGAAGTCGTCCTGGCCGACCCGGATTTCGCGGGCCTGCACTTCACCGGGTCACCGGGGACGTTCCACCGCCTGTGGTCGACGATCGGTGCCAACATCGCCCGGTACCGGGCGTATCCGCGGATCGTGGGGGAGACCGGCGGCAAGGACTTCGTCGTCGCCCACGCGTCGGCCGACCCCGCGGTGCTGAAGACCGCGCTGGTACGCGGCGCGTTCGAGTACCAGGGCCAGAAGTGCAGTGCCGCGTCGCGCGCCTACCTGCCGAGGTCGCTGTGGGACGGCGGCTTCCGCGACGAACTGGTCGCCGAGGTCGAGTCGTTGGCCGTCGGCGACGTGACCGACCTCGCGAACTTCATGGGCGCGCTGATCGACGAGCGCGCGTACGCCAAGAACAAGGCCGCGATCGACCGCGCGCACGCGACCGACGGCATCGAGGTGGCCGCGGGCGGCACCTGCGACGCCGAGACCGGCTACTTCGTCCGGCCCACGGTGCTGGTCTGCGACGATCCGACCGACGAGGTCTTCACCACCGAGTACTTCGGGCCGATCCTCGCCGTCCACGTCTACGACGACGCCGCGTGGGAGCCGATGCTGCGGCAGATGGAGTCGGTCGCTCCGTACGCGCTGACCGGATCGGTGATCGCCCGCGACCGCGCGGCCCTCGCGCACGCCACCGAGGTGCTGCGCTTCGCCGCCGGCAACCTCTACCTCAACGACAAGCCCACCGGCGCCGTCGTCGGCCAGCAGCCCTTCGGCGGCAGCCGCGCCTCCGGCACCAACGACAAGGCCGGTTCGCCGCAGAACCTCATGCGCTGGACGAGCACCCGGATCGTCAAGGAGACGTTCGTCCCGGCCACCGACCACCGCTATCCGCATATGGAGCGCGATCTGGCCGGACAGGTCTCCCGGTTCGCCGACGACGTCAAGGACGCGTTCCGGGGCAGGCCCTGA
- a CDS encoding FHA domain-containing protein, with amino-acid sequence MQIRLTVLGSRGEGPGADVLVTAPTGTTFGAVAGALRSTSGADGQRFWVGDTRLADNTPLGRPPLVDGALVTIGMPGPASPATGSPELRVVGGPDAGGVHLLRQGTVRIGRAPEAEIRIGDPDLSRLHAELTITPGASGHVRVADLGSTNGTTLDGQPVGPEPLRVRPGSLLRLGETTLTAVLPLPYDAEPAPVDGPRPDGLGHVVLPRLPRRPAPPVEPVRIDLPDEPPARRLGFAGRRRAVAAERAALEDQARFAVVEEVRRRRARSPDLATLLLAALDAGAGEHGRPEVPVRVWERHGDPQDGLSVRLGSGDIPSEVTIAHAEGVRRLTAYAAPVTVSLRDAVLGLAGPRPRLLGLARSVVAQLAALHGPHELEIVLMCGDPALAEDWAWLRWLPHLRPSEGQDCRLLLGLTRDQALARTGELLDRVDRERERPADPHTPARPRRRSVVVLDGSGALAARPELARLLTEGPAAGIHALCLDDRAEELPLQCAVIGRVVGEVGTRLSLIGPAAHRIEEIVTDAVSPAWADRFARALAPLREAAARRVSPLPETVRLLDLLGFDLMTPAKVLGAWRESGRTARGVLGADVRGAVTVDLGADGPHMVIGGTAGSGKTELLTALVASLAVANRPDQLGLVLVRGARLDPEAAPDGLAACADLPHTVGYLDEPDAARTSHAVSALLGELTRREDLLRGMAFAAFRDETGVPLPRILVAVDDIEYLARQFPGFVKGLADVVHRGGPVGVHLAVATGQPALAGALEATAEADLRVALRTDDAAASQALIHVDDAGALDDEFPGRALIRGSDGAVLPFQTGRVTGRMPRTATLRPTAVRQVWTDMGAPLSRRTAAASGRPTVGPTDLALLVGTLRRAADQLGASPPAKLW; translated from the coding sequence ATGCAGATCCGGCTCACCGTGCTCGGGTCCCGAGGGGAGGGGCCGGGGGCGGATGTGCTCGTCACGGCGCCGACGGGGACCACGTTCGGAGCGGTCGCGGGCGCGCTGCGCTCGACGTCCGGTGCGGACGGGCAGCGGTTCTGGGTGGGCGACACGCGCCTCGCCGACAACACTCCGCTGGGGCGACCGCCTTTGGTGGACGGCGCGTTGGTGACGATAGGGATGCCCGGGCCGGCCTCGCCCGCGACGGGATCGCCCGAACTGCGCGTGGTGGGCGGCCCCGACGCCGGAGGCGTGCACCTGCTGCGCCAGGGCACCGTGCGCATCGGCCGCGCGCCCGAGGCGGAGATCCGGATCGGCGACCCCGACTTGTCCCGGCTGCACGCCGAACTGACCATAACGCCCGGTGCGTCCGGGCATGTCCGGGTCGCCGACCTGGGGTCGACGAACGGCACGACGCTGGACGGGCAGCCGGTCGGGCCCGAGCCGCTGCGGGTTCGCCCCGGATCGCTGCTGCGGCTCGGCGAGACGACGCTCACCGCCGTGCTGCCGCTGCCGTACGACGCCGAGCCCGCCCCGGTCGACGGGCCGCGCCCCGACGGCCTCGGCCACGTGGTGCTGCCGCGCCTGCCGCGTCGCCCGGCCCCGCCCGTCGAGCCGGTGCGGATCGATCTGCCCGACGAACCACCCGCCCGCCGCCTGGGGTTCGCCGGCCGGCGCCGCGCGGTGGCGGCCGAGCGCGCCGCGCTGGAGGACCAGGCCCGGTTCGCGGTCGTGGAGGAGGTACGGCGCAGACGCGCGCGCAGCCCGGACCTGGCGACGCTGCTGCTCGCCGCCCTCGACGCGGGCGCGGGCGAGCACGGGCGGCCGGAGGTCCCGGTGCGCGTCTGGGAGCGGCACGGGGATCCGCAGGACGGCCTGTCGGTGCGGCTGGGGAGCGGTGACATCCCGTCCGAGGTGACCATCGCCCACGCGGAGGGCGTGCGGCGGCTGACCGCCTACGCCGCGCCGGTGACCGTGTCGCTGCGGGACGCGGTGCTGGGTCTGGCGGGTCCGCGACCGCGCCTGCTGGGCCTGGCGCGTTCCGTCGTGGCCCAGTTGGCCGCCCTGCACGGGCCGCACGAGCTGGAAATCGTGCTCATGTGCGGGGATCCGGCGCTCGCGGAGGACTGGGCGTGGCTGCGGTGGCTGCCGCACCTGCGGCCGTCCGAGGGGCAGGACTGCCGGCTGCTCCTGGGCCTGACCCGCGATCAGGCCCTGGCGCGCACCGGCGAGTTGCTGGACCGGGTGGACCGCGAGCGGGAGCGTCCGGCGGACCCGCACACCCCGGCGCGCCCGCGGCGGCGGTCGGTGGTCGTCCTGGACGGTTCGGGTGCGCTGGCGGCGCGTCCGGAGCTGGCCCGGCTGCTCACCGAGGGACCGGCCGCGGGCATACACGCGCTGTGCCTGGACGACCGTGCCGAGGAACTGCCGTTGCAGTGCGCGGTGATCGGCCGCGTCGTCGGCGAGGTCGGGACGCGCCTGTCGCTGATCGGCCCCGCGGCGCACCGCATCGAGGAGATCGTCACCGACGCCGTCTCGCCCGCGTGGGCCGACCGGTTCGCCCGCGCGCTGGCGCCGCTGCGCGAGGCGGCGGCGCGCCGGGTGTCGCCGCTGCCGGAGACCGTGCGGCTGCTGGACCTGCTCGGCTTCGACCTCATGACGCCGGCCAAGGTGCTCGGCGCGTGGCGCGAATCCGGGCGTACGGCGCGCGGTGTCCTTGGGGCCGACGTGCGCGGCGCGGTGACCGTGGACCTCGGTGCGGACGGACCGCACATGGTCATCGGCGGCACGGCCGGGTCGGGGAAGACCGAACTGCTCACCGCGCTGGTGGCGTCGCTCGCGGTGGCCAACCGCCCCGACCAGCTCGGGCTGGTCCTGGTGCGCGGCGCACGCCTCGACCCCGAGGCCGCTCCCGACGGCCTCGCCGCGTGTGCCGACCTCCCGCACACCGTCGGGTATCTGGACGAGCCCGACGCCGCCCGCACCTCGCACGCCGTCTCGGCGCTGCTCGGGGAGCTGACGCGGCGTGAGGACCTGCTGCGCGGCATGGCGTTCGCGGCGTTCCGCGACGAAACGGGCGTGCCGCTGCCGCGCATACTCGTGGCGGTCGACGACATCGAGTACCTGGCCCGGCAGTTCCCCGGCTTCGTCAAGGGCCTTGCCGATGTCGTGCACCGCGGCGGGCCGGTCGGCGTGCACCTCGCCGTCGCGACCGGCCAGCCGGCGCTGGCCGGCGCGCTGGAGGCCACGGCGGAGGCGGATCTGCGGGTGGCCTTGCGCACCGACGACGCGGCGGCGTCGCAGGCGCTCATCCACGTCGACGACGCGGGGGCGCTCGACGACGAGTTCCCCGGCCGGGCGTTGATCCGGGGCTCGGACGGCGCCGTCCTGCCGTTCCAGACGGGCCGCGTCACCGGCCGGATGCCGCGCACGGCGACGCTGCGGCCCACCGCGGTGCGGCAGGTCTGGACCGATATGGGCGCCCCGCTGAGCCGCCGGACCGCGGCGGCGTCGGGCCGCCCCACGGTCGGCCCGACGGATCTGGCACTGCTCGTGGGTACATTGCGCCGTGCGGCTGATCAATTGGGCGCGTCGCCGCCGGCGAAGTTGTGGTGA
- a CDS encoding NAD-glutamate dehydrogenase, with translation MQSKLDEAKADLLARAAEAARQASSQHGGGESAGDIDLDVLLRRYYRHTAPDDLVGRDPVDIYGAAISHCRLAAARPQGTAKVRVFTPTVEENGWSSGHTVVQIVTDDMPFLVDSITNELSRQDRAIHVVIHPQLVVRRDITGNLTEILDTSDAGAVPDDAVVESWMHVEIDRESDRDDIHAMEESLRQIMNDVREVVEDWAKMRGTAVRIADELAENPPVLPGEEIGEAWELLRWLAEDHFTFLGYREYDLVTIDGEDQLRAIPGTGLGLLRPDQDMSASFSRLSPQARTKAREKKLLILTKANSRSTVHRRSYLDYVGVKKFDADGNVIGERRFLGLFGSLVYTESVTRIPVVRRKVQNVLERAGFPPASHDGRDLLQILETYPRDDLFQIQVPELYDIGIAVLHLQERRRLRLFLRKDEYGRFYSALVYLPRDRYTTEIRLRMQDILLRELGGSVITFTARNTESVLARLHFTVRVPQGSTLGDPDVEHIERLLAAATRSWADDFAEALVSECGEEPAAELSRAYARAFSEGYKAEYTPRAAVADLRRIEALNPDPDVADFTLNLYQPVGALPGERRFKIYRTGGPLSLSQVLPILQRMGIEVVDERPHELRRADGRVAWVYDFGIRHDPTLEAGDDVKELFQEAFAAVWTGKAESDGFNALVLRAGLTWRQAMVLRAYAKYLRQAGSTFSQDYIEDALVGNVHISRLLVNLFEARFSPRHQHAGIELVDSMVEELEGALDQVASLDEDRILRSFVSMVRATLRTNFFQKSDEGEPRDYLALKFDPLAIPDLPAPRPKFEIYVYSPRVEGVHLRFGAVARGGLRWSDRREDFRTEVLGLVKAQMVKNTVIVPVGAKGGFVAKRLPDPQVNREAWLAEGIACYRTFISGLLDITDNMVGGKVVPPKGVVRHDGDDTYLVVAADKGTATFSDIANEVAGSYGFWLGDAFASGGSAGYDHKGMGITARGAWESVKRHFRELGHDAQTEDFTVVGIGDMSGDVFGNGMLLSEHIRLVAAFDHRHIFLDPDPDAAVSYAERRRLFELPRSSWADYNADLISAGGGVFPRSAKSVVISPQVRASLGLPAEVTRLSPAELMRAVLKAPVDLFWNGGIGTYVKASTESNADVGDKANDAIRVDGADLRTKVVGEGGNLGCTQLGRVEYALGGGRINTDAIDNSAGVDTSDHEVNIKILLGQVVTAGDMTEKQRNTLLAKMTDEVGRLVLENNYEQNYALANAVAQAPSLLHVHMRYLRKLVRDGHLNREIEFLPTDRQLRERQQAGIGLTGPELAVLLAYTKIVFAGELLASDLPDDPYLHGELHRYFPSALREKFGPQIDAHALRREIVTTRVVNDLVNLGGISFIFRLREESGAAPAEVARAHLAARQIFRADEILDQIKALDNQVPASVQTRMRLHMRRLVERSTRWMLANRREIDIAAQIAFFSDGVADVVAHLPKLLRGSDQAWMDKMYAEFTEAGVPHDLATVAAGFSTSYAALDIVEVARDSGHGVIEVAEVYFDLADRLPIAYLLERIVELPRDDRWKSMARASLREDLYAAQAGLTFDVLSSGAPDATPELRFKAWEDKNISVINRARTTLEELREAESYDLATLSVAMRVIRTLLRSGSMT, from the coding sequence ATGCAGAGCAAGCTGGACGAGGCGAAAGCAGATCTGCTGGCCCGGGCGGCGGAGGCGGCCCGGCAGGCATCGTCACAGCACGGAGGCGGCGAGAGCGCGGGCGACATCGACCTCGATGTCCTGCTGCGGCGCTATTACCGGCACACGGCACCGGACGACCTGGTCGGCCGCGACCCGGTGGACATCTACGGCGCGGCGATCTCGCACTGCCGCCTCGCGGCGGCACGTCCCCAGGGCACGGCGAAAGTGCGCGTCTTCACGCCCACCGTGGAGGAGAACGGCTGGTCGTCGGGTCACACGGTCGTACAGATCGTGACCGACGACATGCCCTTCCTGGTCGACTCGATCACCAACGAACTCTCCCGCCAGGACCGGGCGATCCACGTCGTCATCCACCCGCAGCTCGTGGTCCGCCGCGACATCACCGGCAACCTCACGGAGATCCTGGACACCTCCGACGCCGGGGCGGTCCCCGACGACGCCGTGGTCGAGTCGTGGATGCACGTCGAGATCGACCGCGAGAGCGACCGCGACGACATCCACGCGATGGAGGAGAGCCTCCGGCAGATCATGAACGACGTCCGCGAGGTCGTCGAGGACTGGGCCAAGATGCGCGGCACGGCGGTGCGGATCGCCGACGAGCTGGCCGAGAACCCCCCGGTCCTGCCGGGCGAGGAGATCGGCGAGGCCTGGGAGCTGCTGCGCTGGCTCGCGGAGGACCACTTCACCTTCCTCGGCTACCGCGAGTACGATCTCGTGACGATCGACGGCGAGGACCAGCTGCGGGCGATCCCCGGCACGGGCCTCGGCCTGCTGCGGCCCGACCAGGACATGTCCGCGTCCTTCAGCCGGCTCTCGCCGCAGGCACGCACGAAGGCGCGGGAGAAGAAGCTCCTCATTCTGACCAAGGCCAACTCCCGTTCGACGGTCCACCGCCGCTCGTACCTCGACTACGTCGGCGTCAAGAAGTTCGACGCCGACGGCAACGTGATCGGCGAGCGCCGCTTCCTGGGCCTGTTCGGATCGCTGGTCTACACCGAGAGCGTCACCCGGATCCCGGTCGTGCGGCGCAAGGTGCAGAACGTCCTGGAGCGGGCCGGCTTCCCGCCCGCCAGCCACGACGGCCGCGACCTCCTGCAGATCCTGGAGACGTACCCGCGCGACGACCTGTTCCAGATCCAGGTCCCCGAGCTGTACGACATCGGCATCGCCGTCCTCCACCTCCAAGAGCGCCGCCGCCTGCGGCTGTTCCTGCGCAAGGACGAGTACGGCCGCTTCTACTCCGCGCTCGTCTACCTGCCGCGCGACCGCTACACCACCGAGATCCGCCTGCGCATGCAGGACATCCTGCTGCGCGAACTCGGCGGATCGGTCATCACCTTCACCGCCCGCAACACCGAATCGGTGCTCGCCCGGCTGCACTTCACCGTGCGGGTGCCGCAGGGCTCCACACTCGGCGACCCGGACGTCGAGCACATCGAGCGCCTGCTCGCCGCCGCGACGCGGTCGTGGGCCGACGACTTCGCCGAGGCGCTGGTCAGCGAGTGCGGCGAGGAACCGGCCGCCGAGCTGTCGCGCGCGTACGCCCGGGCGTTCAGCGAGGGCTACAAGGCGGAGTACACACCGCGCGCCGCCGTCGCCGACCTGCGCCGCATCGAGGCGCTCAACCCCGACCCGGACGTCGCGGACTTCACCCTCAACCTGTACCAGCCCGTCGGGGCGCTGCCGGGGGAGCGGCGCTTCAAGATCTACCGCACCGGCGGACCGCTGTCGCTGTCCCAGGTGCTGCCCATCCTCCAGCGCATGGGCATCGAGGTCGTCGACGAGCGGCCCCACGAACTGCGCCGTGCCGACGGCCGCGTGGCGTGGGTGTACGACTTCGGGATCCGCCACGACCCGACGCTCGAAGCCGGCGACGACGTCAAGGAGCTGTTCCAGGAGGCGTTCGCCGCGGTCTGGACCGGCAAGGCCGAATCGGACGGCTTCAACGCGCTCGTCCTGCGCGCCGGGCTGACGTGGCGGCAGGCGATGGTCCTGCGCGCGTACGCCAAATACCTGCGCCAGGCCGGGTCGACGTTCAGCCAGGACTACATCGAGGACGCGCTCGTCGGCAACGTGCACATCTCGCGCCTGCTGGTGAACCTCTTCGAGGCGCGCTTCTCGCCCCGCCACCAGCACGCCGGCATCGAACTGGTCGACAGCATGGTCGAGGAGCTGGAAGGCGCGCTGGACCAGGTCGCGAGCCTCGACGAGGACCGCATCCTGCGCTCCTTCGTGTCGATGGTCCGCGCGACGCTGCGCACCAACTTCTTCCAGAAGTCCGACGAGGGCGAGCCGCGCGACTACCTCGCGCTCAAATTCGACCCGCTCGCCATCCCCGACCTCCCGGCGCCGCGCCCGAAGTTCGAGATCTACGTGTACTCGCCGCGCGTCGAGGGCGTGCACCTGCGCTTCGGCGCCGTCGCACGCGGCGGGCTGCGCTGGTCCGACCGGCGCGAGGACTTCCGCACCGAGGTCCTGGGCCTGGTCAAGGCGCAGATGGTGAAGAACACCGTCATCGTCCCGGTGGGCGCCAAGGGCGGATTCGTTGCCAAGCGCCTCCCCGACCCGCAGGTCAACCGCGAGGCGTGGCTCGCCGAAGGCATCGCCTGCTACCGCACGTTCATCTCCGGGCTGCTCGACATCACCGACAATATGGTCGGCGGGAAGGTCGTGCCGCCGAAGGGCGTCGTGCGCCACGACGGCGACGACACCTACCTGGTGGTCGCCGCCGACAAGGGCACCGCGACGTTCTCGGACATCGCCAACGAGGTCGCGGGCTCGTACGGGTTCTGGCTCGGCGACGCGTTCGCCTCCGGCGGCTCGGCGGGCTACGACCACAAGGGCATGGGCATCACCGCGCGCGGCGCGTGGGAGTCGGTCAAGCGGCACTTCCGCGAACTCGGCCACGACGCGCAGACCGAGGACTTCACGGTCGTCGGCATCGGCGACATGTCCGGCGACGTGTTCGGCAACGGCATGCTGCTGTCCGAACACATCCGGCTGGTCGCGGCGTTCGACCACCGGCACATCTTCCTCGACCCCGACCCGGACGCCGCCGTGTCCTACGCCGAGCGCCGCCGCCTGTTCGAACTGCCGCGCAGCTCCTGGGCCGACTACAACGCCGACCTGATCTCCGCAGGCGGCGGGGTGTTCCCGCGCAGCGCGAAGTCGGTCGTGATCAGCCCGCAGGTCCGGGCGAGCCTGGGGCTGCCCGCCGAGGTCACCCGCCTGTCCCCGGCCGAGCTGATGCGGGCCGTCCTCAAGGCGCCGGTCGACCTGTTCTGGAACGGCGGCATCGGTACGTACGTCAAGGCCTCCACCGAGTCGAACGCCGACGTCGGCGACAAGGCCAACGACGCCATCCGCGTCGACGGCGCCGACCTGCGCACGAAGGTGGTCGGCGAGGGCGGCAACCTGGGCTGCACGCAGCTCGGCCGCGTCGAATACGCCCTGGGCGGCGGCCGGATCAACACCGACGCCATCGACAACTCGGCCGGTGTGGACACCTCCGACCACGAGGTCAACATCAAGATCCTGCTCGGCCAGGTGGTCACGGCCGGCGACATGACCGAGAAGCAGCGCAACACGCTCCTGGCCAAGATGACCGACGAGGTCGGTCGGCTCGTCCTGGAGAACAACTACGAGCAGAACTACGCGCTCGCCAACGCGGTCGCCCAGGCGCCGTCGCTGCTGCACGTGCACATGCGCTACCTGCGCAAGCTGGTCCGCGACGGGCACCTCAACCGCGAGATCGAATTCCTGCCGACGGACCGCCAGTTGCGCGAACGCCAGCAGGCCGGCATCGGGCTGACCGGGCCGGAGCTGGCCGTGCTGCTGGCATACACGAAGATCGTGTTCGCCGGGGAGCTGCTGGCCTCCGACCTGCCGGACGACCCGTACCTGCACGGCGAGTTGCACCGGTACTTCCCGAGCGCGCTGCGGGAGAAGTTCGGCCCGCAGATCGACGCGCACGCGCTGCGCCGCGAGATCGTCACCACGCGCGTGGTGAACGACCTGGTCAACCTGGGCGGGATCTCGTTCATCTTCCGCCTCCGCGAGGAGAGCGGCGCGGCACCGGCCGAGGTCGCGCGGGCCCACCTGGCGGCGCGGCAGATCTTCCGCGCCGACGAGATCCTGGACCAGATCAAGGCCCTCGACAACCAGGTGCCGGCGTCCGTGCAGACCAGGATGCGCCTGCACATGCGGCGGCTGGTCGAGCGGTCCACGCGGTGGATGCTCGCCAACCGGCGCGAGATCGACATCGCCGCGCAGATCGCGTTCTTCTCGGACGGCGTCGCCGACGTCGTCGCCCACCTGCCGAAGCTGCTGCGCGGCAGCGACCAGGCGTGGATGGACAAGATGTACGCCGAGTTCACCGAGGCGGGGGTCCCCCACGACCTCGCGACGGTGGCCGCCGGGTTCTCCACGTCGTACGCCGCGCTCGACATCGTTGAGGTGGCCCGCGACTCCGGGCACGGCGTCATCGAGGTCGCCGAGGTCTACTTCGACCTCGCGGACCGCCTGCCGATCGCGTACCTCCTCGAACGCATCGTCGAACTGCCGCGGGACGACCGCTGGAAGTCGATGGCACGGGCGTCGCTGCGCGAGGACCTGTACGCGGCGCAGGCCGGCCTGACGTTCGACGTCCTGTCGTCCGGCGCCCCGGACGCGACGCCGGAACTGCGGTTCAAGGCCTGGGAGGACAAGAACATCTCGGTGATCAACCGGGCCCGGACGACGCTGGAGGAGCTGCGGGAGGCGGAGTCGTACGACCTCGCGACCCTGTCGGTGGCGATGCGGGTGATCCGCACGCTGCTGCGCAGCGGGAGCATGACCTAG
- a CDS encoding HAD family hydrolase: MSTSRVRHIVWDWNSTLFHDIDAVISATNDSFAACGIPPITLERYRELYCVPVPKFYEKVTGRVPGPDEWAVLDAMFQESYARHAAACALTPGADGLLGAWQRAGRTQSLLSLTDHDVLLPFVRRFAIDDFFLRVDGRVGPPGGGKAEHLARHLAALDADPSTIVLIGDAADDAHAAREVGASAVLYTGGSHSRASLEQAGVPVVDTLAEAVALAER; this comes from the coding sequence ATGAGTACGTCGCGCGTCCGGCACATCGTGTGGGACTGGAACAGCACGCTCTTCCACGACATCGACGCGGTCATCTCGGCCACCAACGACTCCTTCGCGGCCTGCGGCATCCCGCCCATCACGCTGGAGCGCTACCGCGAGCTGTACTGCGTCCCCGTGCCCAAGTTCTACGAGAAGGTCACCGGCCGGGTGCCGGGCCCCGACGAATGGGCCGTCCTCGACGCGATGTTCCAGGAGTCGTACGCACGGCACGCGGCGGCGTGCGCGCTCACCCCCGGCGCCGACGGGCTGCTCGGCGCGTGGCAGCGCGCCGGTCGCACGCAGTCGCTGCTGTCGCTGACCGACCACGACGTCCTCCTGCCGTTCGTACGCCGCTTCGCGATCGACGACTTCTTCCTGCGCGTCGACGGCCGGGTCGGGCCGCCGGGCGGCGGCAAGGCCGAACACCTCGCCCGGCACCTGGCCGCGCTCGACGCCGACCCGTCGACGATCGTGCTGATCGGCGACGCCGCGGACGACGCCCACGCCGCACGCGAGGTCGGGGCCTCGGCGGTGCTGTACACGGGCGGTTCGCACTCGCGCGCGAGTCTGGAGCAGGCGGGCGTCCCCGTCGTCGACACGCTCGCGGAGGCCGTGGCGCTGGCCGAGCGCTGA